DNA from Amorphoplanes friuliensis DSM 7358:
ACGTCGACAAGTTCTGGGGCAAGGACTGGAAGGCGTACGCGACCGTCGACGGCAAGTTCTACGGCGCGCCGTCGGGTGCCAGCGTCAAGTCGCTCGTCTGGTACTCGCCGACCGAGTTCAAGGACTCCGGTTACACGGTGCCGACGACGCTCGACGAGCTCAAGGCCCTGACCGACAAGATGGTCGCGGACAAGAAGAAGCCGTGGTGCGCCGGCATCGCCAGTGGTGAGGCCACCGGCTGGCCGATCACCGACTGGCACGAGGACATGATGCTGCGGCTGTCCGGGCCGGAGACGTACGACAAGTGGGTCAGCCACGAGATCCCGTTCAACGGCCCCGAGTCGACGGCGGCGCTGGACGCGGTCGGTGGGTACCTGAAGAACGACGCGTACGTCAACGGCGGTCTGGGCGACGTCAAGAGCATCGCCACGACCACGTTCCAGGACGGCGGCCTGCCGATCCTCGAGGGCACCTGCTCGCTGCACCGCCAGGCCAGCTTCTACGCGGCCAACTTCCCGAAGGACGCCAAGGTGGCCGAGGACGGCGACGTCTTCGCGTTCTACCTGCCGGGCAAGGACGCCGCGTCCAAGCCCGTCCTCGGTGGTGGCGAGTTCAACGTGGCGTTCGCGGACCGTCCGGAGGTCAAGGCCTTCCAGACGTACCTGTCCACGGACACCTGGGCGAACATCAAGGCGAAGGCCTCGCAGGGCTGGGTCAGCGCCAACAAGGGCATCGACCCGAACAACCTGAGCAACCCGGTCGACAAGCTGGCGGCGACGATCCTGCTCGACCCCAAGACGACGTTCCGCTTCGACGGCTCGGACCAGATGCCGGCCGCCGTGGGCTCGAACGCGTACTGGAAGCAGGCCACGAGCTGGATCACCGGTCAGGACACCAAGACGACGGTGGACAACATCGAGAAGGCTTGGCCGAAGTAGATCTGAATCTTCACCCCGGGGCCGGTCGCCGTTTGGTGGCCGGCCCCACCGCTCTCCCGAGGAGGTACGGGTCGCGTGTTCGACACCGCCGACACCACCGCCGAGAAGTTCACGCAGATGTTCGCTGCGATCCTTCTCTTCGCCGCGGTCGTGGGCATCATCCTGTTCATCGCGGGGCGCTTCGGCGGCCGCCGCGGTGACCGTATCGTCGCCTATTCCTATCTCGCCCCGACGCTGATCATGCTGATCGTCGGGCTGCTCTATCCCGGTCTGCGCACCATCTACGAGTCGTTCTTCGACGCCGCAGGCAGCGCGTTCATCGGGATCGACAACTACAAGACGATCTTCACGGACTCCGATCAGCTGACGGTGCTGCGCAACACCGTGTTCTGGGTCGTGGTGACGCCCTTCGTGGCCACCGGGGTCGGCCTGCTCTACGCGATCCTCGTGGACAAGGCCAAGCTGGAGTCGTTCGCGAAGGCCCTGATCTTCCTGCCCATGGCGATCTCGTTCGTAGGCGCGTCGATCATCTGGAAGTTCGTCTACGAGTTCCGGCCCGACCAGGCCAACGTCAAGCAGATCGGCCTGCTCAACCAGGTGCTGGTCTGGCTCGGCGGCAGCCCCCAGCAGTGGCTGGTCGACTCGCCGCTCAACACGTTCCTGCTGATCGTGGTCATGATCTGGATCCAGGCCGGTTTTGCCATGACCGTGCTGTCGGCGGCCATCAAGGCGATCCCGGACGACATCATCGAGGCCGCGCGTCTCGACGGCGTCGGCCCGTGGGGCATGTTCCGCTTCGTGACCCTGCCGGCGATCCGCCCGGCCGTCGTGGTCGTGCTGACCACGATCGGCATCGGCACGCTGAAGGTCTTCGACATCGTGCGCACGATGACCGGTGGCCAGTTCGACACCAGCGTCATCGCCAACGAGTTCTACAGCCAGAGTTTCCGCAGCGACAACCAGGGCCTGGGCTCCGCACTCGCCGTGCTGCTGTTCGTGCTGGTCATCCCGATCGTCGCCTACAACATCCGGCAGATCCGTCAATCGGAGGCGCTATGACAACCACGACTCCGCCGGTGACGCCCGCTCCGCTGGTGGCCGAGAAGGTAAAAGCCTCGTCCATCGCGAAGAAGAAGCTCACCTCGCCCTGGGCCTCGCTGGCGGCACTCATCATCGCGGTGCTCTGGACGCTGCCGACGTTCGGATTGCTGGTGTCGTCGTTCCGCCCCGAGCGGGCGATCAAGACGACCGGATGGTGGACGTTCTTCAGTGACCCGACGTTCACGATGGACAACTACAAGGCCGTGCTGGACTCGGAGGAGGGTGCCGGTCTCGGCTCCTTCTTCGTGAACTCGCTGGTGATCACCATCCCCTCGGTGATCATCCCGATGAGCCTCGCCTGCCTGGCCGCGTACGCGTTCGCCTGGATCAAGTTCCCGGGCCGCAACATCCTGTTCCTCGCGATCTTCGCCCTGCAGATCGTGCCGCTGCAGGTCACGCTGATCCCCCTGCTGACCCTGTACGTGGACGCCGGCCTGGCCAACACGTTCTGGACCATCTGGTTGTCGCACTCGATCTTCGGCCTGCCGCTGGCGATCTACCTGCTGCACAACTTCATGAAGGAGATCCCGGCCGGCCTGCTCGAGGCGGCCCGGGTCGACGGGGCCGGGCACGTGTCGATCTTCTTCCGGGTGCTGCTGCCGCTGCTGCGGCCCGCCCTGGCGGCGTTCGGCATCTTCCAGTTCCTCTGGGTGTGGAACGACCTGCTGGTCGCCCTCACCTTCGCCGGTGGTGGCGACTCGGTCGCCCCGATCACCGTCGCGCTGGCCAACCTCAGCGGCACGCGCGGCACCGCCTGGCACCTGCTCTCCGCGGGCGCCTTCGTCTCGATCCTGGTGCCGGTCACCATCTTCCTGGTGCTCCAGCGCTACTTCGTCCGCGGCCTGCTCGCGGGCAGCGTCAAGGGCTGACGAACCCGGCCCGGACAGGCCCGTGACCGCTCCGGCGGTCACGGGCCTTCGTGCTACTCCCCCACCGGTACGGGCGTGACGTGCCAGATGTCGCGGCAGTAGTCGCGCACGGTGCGGTCGGAGGAGAAGAAGCCGCTGCGCGCCGTGTTGAGGATCGACG
Protein-coding regions in this window:
- a CDS encoding ABC transporter substrate-binding protein yields the protein MFGQSKSPRFRSALAGTVGVGLVFGLAACGGSDDSDDDSNTATQAIDCAQFSSFGDLKGKTVSVYTGIVTPEDKAYKDSYKPFEDCTGVTIKYEGDKSFETQILVRAKAGNPPDLAIVPQPGLLKQLVATGKAVEAPAEVAANVDKFWGKDWKAYATVDGKFYGAPSGASVKSLVWYSPTEFKDSGYTVPTTLDELKALTDKMVADKKKPWCAGIASGEATGWPITDWHEDMMLRLSGPETYDKWVSHEIPFNGPESTAALDAVGGYLKNDAYVNGGLGDVKSIATTTFQDGGLPILEGTCSLHRQASFYAANFPKDAKVAEDGDVFAFYLPGKDAASKPVLGGGEFNVAFADRPEVKAFQTYLSTDTWANIKAKASQGWVSANKGIDPNNLSNPVDKLAATILLDPKTTFRFDGSDQMPAAVGSNAYWKQATSWITGQDTKTTVDNIEKAWPK
- a CDS encoding carbohydrate ABC transporter permease gives rise to the protein MFDTADTTAEKFTQMFAAILLFAAVVGIILFIAGRFGGRRGDRIVAYSYLAPTLIMLIVGLLYPGLRTIYESFFDAAGSAFIGIDNYKTIFTDSDQLTVLRNTVFWVVVTPFVATGVGLLYAILVDKAKLESFAKALIFLPMAISFVGASIIWKFVYEFRPDQANVKQIGLLNQVLVWLGGSPQQWLVDSPLNTFLLIVVMIWIQAGFAMTVLSAAIKAIPDDIIEAARLDGVGPWGMFRFVTLPAIRPAVVVVLTTIGIGTLKVFDIVRTMTGGQFDTSVIANEFYSQSFRSDNQGLGSALAVLLFVLVIPIVAYNIRQIRQSEAL
- a CDS encoding carbohydrate ABC transporter permease, which codes for MTTTTPPVTPAPLVAEKVKASSIAKKKLTSPWASLAALIIAVLWTLPTFGLLVSSFRPERAIKTTGWWTFFSDPTFTMDNYKAVLDSEEGAGLGSFFVNSLVITIPSVIIPMSLACLAAYAFAWIKFPGRNILFLAIFALQIVPLQVTLIPLLTLYVDAGLANTFWTIWLSHSIFGLPLAIYLLHNFMKEIPAGLLEAARVDGAGHVSIFFRVLLPLLRPALAAFGIFQFLWVWNDLLVALTFAGGGDSVAPITVALANLSGTRGTAWHLLSAGAFVSILVPVTIFLVLQRYFVRGLLAGSVKG